From one bacterium Scap17 genomic stretch:
- a CDS encoding ATP-dependent zinc protease: MSHHKHISRHHIDKAPPLDLKTLNHDLLGFRPRGVVGRRELIELPELKLHLNAKIDTGAHSSALHAESIEVFEQHDDLWVRFITRTGGSDSPPHTIETPVHDRRRVRSSNGQAEWRYAIRSRMKLAGLDYDIDMTLVDRSQMRHPILLGRRALRRLLVAPGAAYLHGEP; encoded by the coding sequence ATGTCGCATCACAAGCACATTTCGCGTCATCACATCGACAAGGCACCGCCCCTCGATCTCAAGACACTGAATCATGACCTGCTGGGCTTTCGCCCGCGTGGCGTGGTGGGTCGGCGTGAGTTGATCGAGCTGCCGGAGCTCAAGCTGCACCTCAATGCCAAGATCGACACCGGTGCGCATTCCAGTGCGCTGCATGCCGAGAGTATCGAGGTCTTCGAGCAGCACGATGATCTGTGGGTTCGCTTCATCACCCGGACCGGCGGTAGCGACTCCCCGCCGCATACGATCGAGACGCCGGTGCATGATCGCCGCCGCGTGCGCTCATCCAATGGTCAGGCCGAGTGGCGCTACGCGATCCGCTCGCGCATGAAGCTGGCCGGGCTCGACTACGATATCGACATGACGCTGGTGGACCGCTCCCAGATGCGTCACCCCATTCTGCTGGGGCGCCGTGCCCTGCGTCGCCTGCTGGTCGCACCGGGCGCCGCCTATCTGCACGGCGAACCCTGA
- the rimK gene encoding 30S ribosomal protein S6--L-glutamate ligase yields the protein MHIGILSRNSRLYSTRRLIEAAEARGHTARVVDTLRCYMNIASHRPSIHYKGAEIEHFDAVVPRIGASVTFYGCAVLRQFEMMGTYVVNDSVAISRSRDKLRSLQLLSRKGLGLPVTGFAHSPDDIPDLITMVKGAPLVIKLLEGTQGIGVVLAETNQAAESVIQAFMGMKANIMVQEYIKEARGADIRCLVVGDKVVASMKRQAADGEFRSNLHRGGTASEIRITPEERSTAIRAAKAMGLSVAGVDLLRANHGPVIMEVNSSPGLQGIETATGKDIAGLIIDHIAKSAAPAKKIPPKPKG from the coding sequence ATGCATATCGGTATCCTGTCGCGTAACTCACGCCTCTACTCCACCCGTCGCCTGATCGAGGCCGCCGAGGCACGTGGCCACACCGCGCGCGTGGTGGACACGCTGCGTTGCTACATGAATATCGCCTCGCACCGCCCGTCCATCCATTACAAGGGCGCCGAGATCGAGCACTTCGATGCCGTCGTGCCGCGCATCGGTGCCTCCGTCACCTTCTATGGCTGCGCCGTGCTGCGCCAGTTCGAGATGATGGGCACCTACGTGGTCAATGATTCCGTGGCCATCTCCCGCTCACGCGACAAGCTGCGCTCCCTGCAGCTGCTGTCGCGCAAGGGGCTGGGCCTGCCGGTCACCGGCTTCGCGCATTCGCCGGATGACATCCCCGACCTGATCACCATGGTCAAGGGTGCGCCGCTGGTCATCAAGCTGCTGGAAGGCACCCAGGGCATCGGCGTGGTACTCGCCGAGACCAACCAGGCCGCCGAGAGCGTGATCCAGGCCTTCATGGGCATGAAAGCCAACATCATGGTGCAGGAATACATCAAGGAAGCGCGTGGCGCCGACATCCGCTGCCTGGTGGTGGGTGACAAGGTGGTGGCGTCAATGAAGCGTCAGGCGGCCGATGGCGAGTTCCGCTCCAACCTGCACCGTGGCGGCACCGCGAGCGAGATCCGCATCACGCCGGAAGAGCGCTCCACCGCCATTCGCGCCGCCAAGGCCATGGGCCTGTCCGTCGCCGGTGTCGACCTGCTGCGCGCCAATCATGGCCCGGTGATCATGGAAGTGAACTCCTCGCCGGGCCTGCAGGGTATCGAGACGGCCACCGGCAAGGACATCGCCGGTCTGATCATCGATCACATCGCCAAGTCCGCCGCGCCGGCCAAGAAGATTCCGCCCAAGCCCAAGGGCTGA